In the Meiothermus cerbereus DSM 11376 genome, TGCCGACCGGCTGGCCGTGATGCGGAGTGGGCAGCTCGAGCAAGTGGGCACCCCGGAGGAGGTTTATCATCGCCCCCGTACCCCCTTCGTGGCCCAGTTTCTGGGCCGCACCAACCTGATCCCCGGCGAAGCCCGGGGCCTCGAGGCCGAAACGCCCCTGGGACGCATAATGCTCTTTGAGGAGGCCCACGGCGCGGTGCTGCTCTCCTTGCGCCCCGAAGGTCTGGGCCTGGCCGTCCCCTTAGGACACCTGGGCATAGACGGAAAGCAGCTCGAGGGTACTGTGCTCGCCCGCGAGTTTAAAGGCCACGACATGACCTACCGCATCCAGCTTGGCAACCGCGAGCTAATTGTGCAGGAAAGCCCGGAAAGCCCCTTTTACCCAGGCGACAAGGTGCGGGTACTGGTGCGGGCCAAAGCGGTGGTGGTGGGGCGGGGCAGGTAACCCCCAGCCAAAGCATGCTGTCTGTTCTGGGGGACGATCCCTTTCAGGACTCGCTGGCGCTCGTGCACCCGTGGGACGATCCTTTTCAGGACTCGCTGGCGCTACAGGCAATTGTTTTCCCCCAGGCAACCACAGGTAAAATGTCAATCGCCTTGGAAGACCTCGAGCCAGCCCAAAACAAAAATCTGAGGCGCATTCTGCTCACCCTCGAGTACGACGGCACCAATTTTGCAGGCCTGCAAACCCAGGCCCAGGGCGAGCGCACGGTGCAGCAGGAGCTCGAGGCCGCCCTCAGCAAAATTCCTGGCGCAAGACCCAAAATCTGGCCCTGTGGCCGCACCGACGCGGGGGTGCATGCCATAGCCATGCCAGTACATTACGATACCGAAGACAGCATCCCCACCGAAAAAATCCCCTATGCCCTGAATAGTCTGCTGCCTCCGGATATTCGGGCCATCGCTGCCGAGGAGGTCGCACCGGACTTTCACGCCCGCAAAAGCTGCCACTGGCGTGAGTACCGCTACCGCATCCTGCAACGCCGGATGCCCCCTGCCCTGGATCGCCACCGGGTGTGGTGGATTCCACAGTCGCTCAACCTGATCCCCATGCGCCATGCGCTGGAGCACCTGGTGGGCACACACGATTTTCGGGCTTTTGCCGTAAAGGAGGAGCGCAGCACCATCCGGCAAATCTACCGTACCCACCTGGAAGTGTGGCCTGCCGAGGGTGGGCGGGAAATTTGGCTCGAGTTCGTGGGGTCTGGCTTTCTGCGCGGCCAGGTACGCAGCATGGTGGGCACCCTGGTAGAGGTCGGTCTGGGCAAGCGCAACTCCGGTTCCATTCTGGCTCTGCTCGAGGGCGGCACCCGCAAGGATGCAGGCGCTACCGCTCCCGCCCATGGCCTCTACTTTGTGCGCGCGGGCTACCAGCCCTACCGCCAGTAGAGCTGCACGTACACCCGTACCGCCTCCACCGGGGCCCTGGAGAGGTCTACACCCAAGCGCAACCCATCGTTCCAGCTATAGGCCGCCCCAATCAGCAGTTTACGCGGCTCTTGCAGCCAGGCCTGAAACCGATCCTCGGGCAGAAAAGGGCTGTTCTCACCCAGGTAGTCCCAATCCGGGTTCCACCACAAGAGCGCTTCGAAACGGCCTTTATCCAGGGCCTCCACCCAGGCTTGGGTCTCACTATCGCAGGGACACTGCAACATAAAAGCCAGGGCCTGCCCCAGCGGGAGGGGCAAGGAAGCTGTACTCCAAAAGCCCCGATCCCGCTGCCAAAAGAGCCCCACCTCTCGACCCTGTAACCCCATCCGGGGAATAAGGCTCAGGGAGGACTCTGGTTCCCCCAGGCCACTTGGCATCTGCACAATTTCTACGAACGTGCCTAGTTGGAAAATTCCAGCGCTGGCCCCCACAAAACCCTGACCCCCCACAAGCCCGGCATGGGGCAGGTAGGCCATTTCCAGGCTAAGCCACGGAATTTCGCTGGGGCCATACCGGGCAAACACCCCCCAGCGTCCGTCCCGTCCCATCAGGGTATCGTCCCAGGGGCCGCTGTAATCATGGCGCTTCCCCAGGCTCAGAACAAAATCCCCCAAATCGGTTTCGGCGACAGCCTCTAGGAGACCAAACTGCACCGCCGAATCGTACCAAAGGCCCAGGTCGGCTCGAGCCCTTACCCCTTCCCAGCGGGTTTGGGCCTGCAGCCTTCCACCCAAAGCCAACCCCCACTCCAGCGATGCAGACGGGCCTGGAGCCCCGTTGTACCCCAAAGAAAACTGCACTATCCCTGAGGGTTGCAGACATAGCACCTTTTCCTCTGGAACTACACAGTCCCATGAAACCCGAAACGTAGAGTCGTTCTGGGCAAAAACAAGCTGCGAAATAGCCAAAAAACTTGCCAGCAACGCAATCCGCATTCCTCTACAATACAGCCTCCTCGACCCAAACTCAGGCCGAAATCCACACACCCATCGGATCGGGTTGGTACAAGACCGCCAGCCCCACAACGCACCGCGGTTCTTGCAAATACTCGGAACTAATTACCCAGTACCGCAAAACGCCGCACTGGGTATTCGTAGGAACCATCATAAGAAATGTCTTTGCTTCGTCCTTTTTGCTGGGGCCCCCACCTGAAGCTGTGCCAGGAGCTGCCCTTGCATCTGGCCGGCTTTGACCTGCCCTAAACAGAAAGCTTCAGGTGGGGTTCATATCAGAACTGGCCGGTTTACAACCTGCTGCGCGGGTCGAGCGCATCCCGCAGGCCGTCGCCCAGGTAGTTGAAGGCCAGCACCGTCAGGAAAATCATGAAGCCCGGGGCCAGGGCCAGCCAGGGCGCGGTAAAGATGTACTCCTGGGCCTTGGTGAGCATGTTGCCCCAGGTGGCCACCGGCGGCTGGATGCCAAAGCCCAAAAACGAGAGGGCGGCCTCGGTCAGAATGGCCCCACCAATGGCCAGGGTGGCGTTCACAATCAGGGGTGCCAGGGTATTGGGCACCAGGTGGCGGAACATGATGCGGGCATCCCCAGCTCCCAGGGCCTGGGCTGCGGTGGTGAAATCCTGTTCGCGCAAGCTCAGCACCGCTCCACGAATCAACCGACCCGTTCCGATCCAGCCAAACAGCACGATGATGGTGATGATAATGAAAACCGAAGCCGACTCCCCAAACACGCTCTGGGCCCACTGCCCCACCGCTCCCTGGGTGTCTCGCAGTAGCGCCGAGAGCACCAGCAGCAGGGGCAGCTCAGGGATGGTCAGCATAAAGTCCATAAAGCGCGAGATAACCACGTCCAGGTCAATCTTGCCTTGACCAAAAAGACCCCATCCCGCAATGAATAAAATCAGGCCCCACACCAGCGCCAAGCCCAGCAACGAAAGCACGTTGTTAAGGGTGAGGGTACCCGAGAAGAGCGCCTGTATATTGGCACCGGACAGCTCCCAGGCTAGGTCGGCGGCCAGGAAAAGCAGCCCGTACAGCAGCACCCACGACACCACACGCCACAGCGCAAAAGGCCAGGGTTTCCAGCCGCCCGCCACTTTTGCGAAAGGGCCCACATAAAAACGAAGGGGCCGGCCCGAGAAGTAGCCGGCGAGAACCCCCAGGGTAGTTCCCAGCAAAGCCGCAGCAAAGGCGGCCACAAAGCCTACCAGCAGCGATATGCGTGCGCCGTAGATGATGCGCGATAGCACATCCCGGCCTAGCTCGTCGGTGCCCAGCCAGTGCTCCCGGGTCGGGCCCAGGAAGTAGTAGTCAGCTAGGTTCTCGCCCGTAGGCTGGGCGGTGGGGCTGTAGGGGGCAATCCAGGGGGCGAAAATAGCCATCAAGATCAAAGTAATCACCACCCCCAGCGAAACCATTGCCGCCTTGTGCTTGCGGAACCGGCGCCAGGCCAGCGCCCAGGTAGACTGGGGTTTTTGTTTAGAAGCAGTTGCAACAGCAGCCATAAAGCCCCCTAACTATAGCGGATGCGGGGATCCACCACCGCATACATCAAGTCGGCCAACAGGTTGAAGGTAGCCGTGAGCAAGGCCAGAAAAGCCAGTGCCGCCATCGCTACGTTGTAGTCTTTTTCGACCAGGGAGTCGAAAATGGCCCGCCCCATGCCGGGGTAGGAGAAGATGGTCTCGGTAATCACCGCTCCACCAAACACCCCGGGAATCGCCAGACCCACCAGCGTGACGATGGGGATCAGCGCGTTGCGCAAGGCGTGTTTGTAGAGCACGATGCGCTCGCTCAGACCTTTGGCCCTGGCGGTGCGCACATAGTCCTGGTTCAGAACCTCGAGCAAACTGGCCCGCATGTAGCGTGTCCAGGAGGCCATCTGGATGGTCGAGAGGGCCAGCACCGGCAACACCAGCTTAAAAGCCCAGTCCCCAATGAACTGGAAGAAGGTGATCTCGCCGCTGAGCACCTGCGACCACTGGAAGTCGGAAATGCTCTGCACAGGGAACTTGGGGAACCAGGGTACCCGCTCGGGCAACCACACCGCGAACACGAACAAGAGCAAGATTCCCAGGAAGAAAATAGGCATGGAAAAGCCCACGAACGAGAAGAAGGTGATCACGTAGTCGGCCCGGCTATACTGGCGCACCGCCGAAAAGATGCCCACCGGAATGGCCACCAGCAAGGCCAGGGTCAGGGCTGCACCCGACAGGATGAGCGTGCGGGGCAGGCGCTGGCCAAAGATAATTTGTCCGGCTGGCGAAGCATAGGTACGGGACTGGCCAAAGTCGCCCTGGATAGCCCGCCCAAGCCACTTGAAATAGCGCACATACACGGGCTGATCCAGACCGTAGGCCCGGCGCAGCTGCTCCAGCTGCTCGGCAGTAATCCGGGGGTTTTGCTGGCGTAGTTCGTCCAGCGGGTCTCCAGGTTGCAGGGCCAACAAAGTAAAAATCACAACGGAGGCTGCAAACAGCAAGGGAATCATTTGCAGCAGTCGGCGAACCGTGTAAGCAAACACGCCCTACATAATACCTTGTCGACAAGCCTTTTGTATGCGTACCCCGGTATTCAAAAACCTACCCAACCCCTCAAGAGTCAAGCGAGATAGGCATTTTTCTGTTTACAGAAAGCATTTATTACACCCTTTGGTTTACCCATCCACCAATTGGTGGATGCTTATCGCCATTGGCAAAAAAAGCCTCCCTGACGGGAGGCATTCAGAGAGCACAACAAACGGCGTTACTTGATGGGTTGGCCGTACTTGGCCTGGTCGTAAACCTTTTGTGCGCCCCTGGATTGCCAGCCAATTAACCACGGTTCAATGGTGGGGTAAGCCGAGTTGGCAAAGGTAGAAGAAACGTAGTTCAACAAACCCACCCGGAAAACCCGCGCATCAGACTGGAAGTACAGGGGGATCATGGCAACTTCGTCAGCCCAGATCTCCTGCATGCGGGCAAAGAGCTGCTTGCGGCGGTTGACATCAAACTCGAGCACCGCCTGGTTGCGCAGACGGTCATACTCCTCGTTGCACCAGCCCCCAAAGTTGAGCCCGCGGAAGCCGTTTTCCCGGGTGGGCACGTACACCACCTTGCCCTCCTCATCCCGGCAGGCCGAGCGCACCCCATCGTCGGCCTGGCCCATGCTAAAAGCAAAGTGCAGGAAGCCCGTCCAGGTACCCTCCTGGGCCCTGGCCCGGTACTGCGCCCCGAGCACCACCGCGCTGGGGGCATTGTTGATGCGAACCGCAATCCCCACCTGACGGTAGTTCTCGGCCACAAACTGCTGGATGCGCTCACGCACCTGGTTGCCCGCGGTGGTGGCCCACTCAATCTCAAAGCGCACGGTACGCCCATCTACGGTGCGTTGCAAAATGCCGTCCGGGCCAGGCCGCCAACCCAGTTCGGCCAGCAGTTGACGGGCCCGCTCGGGGTTGTAAGGGTACTTGGTGACATTTGGGTTAAACATGGGGTTCTTGGGAGAAACCCATGTGTGAGCCACCGTATAGAGCCCGTCAAAGAAGGCCTTGGTGATGCCCTCACGGTTCATGGCATAAATCAGGGCCTGGCGGGTCTTGACGTTATCAAGCATCAGATCGCGCACTCGCTGCACATTGGCAAACTGGTTAATCTCCAGGTGCTCGAAGAATGGGGTTTCTACTGCCCATATCTCGAAGCGTCCTGGCGCACGGCTGGTGAGTTGCTTGCTACGCCCCTGGTCGAAGGTTATGGAGACGCTCGAGGCTGCGTCAATCCCACCCCCCAGAATGGCTACCAAGAGCGAGTTGGTGTTCTGGATGATGCGGTAGACCACCCGCTGCACGTATTTTTCTTCGCCCCCCGGGGGTTTGATCCAGAAGCGGGGGTTGCGCTGCATCTCGATGGTGCTGCCCGGTACCCAGCGGGTCAGGGTAAAGGGGCCCGAATATACCATCCGTCCGCTGTTCAGGAACTGAGGGGTAGAAAACTGGGTAAAGAAGTTGCGGAAAATTTCAGCCTGTCGCGCGGTATCGTTGGTCTGGGCAGCCGCAGCTTTGGCCTTGTCCCACTCCGCGCGCATGATGTGGTTGGGGGCGTAGTACACCTGGTTGATGTCCAGGTCGTAGAAGTAGGCTGGTTCCAGGCTTACCGTGAAGTTGCGGGCATCCCGTACCCGCAGGGTAGCCCGGTCGAAAAAGTCGATGGCGGTCGAGGGCACCCCTTTGGTTTTGCCCATCTCGAAGAACAGGGCCACGTCCTCGGTGCTGATGGGCCGCCCGTCCGACCAGACCGCATCGGGCCGGATGGTGTAATCGAGCTCGAGGCGACGCACCCCCGGGCGCACCGTGGTAAAGCGCAGGCGGTTGTTCTGGGTTGTGGGCACCTCTGTCACCACCACCGGAATTACATTGAGGTCGCGGGTGGTCTGCACGATGGGGGCAAACAAAAAGTTTTCGATCTCAAACTTGATGGACTGGTTGGAGATGGCATTGACCACGTCCCCTGCCAGGGCCCGTGGCTCCTGGGCCGCCCCAATAATCAGGCTGTTGTCCTGGGGGCCAGCCAGGGCCAATCCACCCAGTAGCATCCAGGCCATGAGCATTCGTTTCATAAGACCTCCTCTTGTAGCCAGTGATTGGCTGGGCTTGATTGTATTGCCTGTCATGTGATTTGTGTACCTACCTTGAAGGCTCGAGGCAGTTCAAAAAATGATAAGAGATGTCTTTGATTTGTTCTTTTGCTGGGGCCCCCACCTGAAGCTGCGCCAGGAACCGCCCTTGCATCCGGTTGGTTTTGACCTGCCCTAAACAGAAAGCTTCAGGTGGGGTTCATATGACCTGGCCCGCACAACAAAAAAGCCAGGGGTTTCCCCCTGGCTTTGCCATTGACAGATGTCTTACTTGATGGCGATGCCACCGGCCTGTGCCTGATCGTGGCGCTTAACTGCCCCACGGCTGGCCCAACCGATTTCCCAGGAGTTCCATCCGGGGTAGCCGTTGCCACCCGAGTAGGTCGAGGCCACATAGTTGACCAGACCCGTGCGGGTTACCAGGAAGTTGGAGCGGAAGCGCAGGGGCAGGGCGGGCAGTTCTTCGGCCCAGATCTCCTGAGCGCGGGCAAAGAGCTGCTTGCGGCGGGCTTCGTCGAACTCGAGCACACCCTGGCTGGTCAGGCGGTCGAACTCGTCGTTGCGCCAGTTGCCAATGTTCTGCCCAGCGTAGTTGTTTTCCTTGCTAGGCACTAGGATTGAACCCGTATTGAGGTTCTTGTATTGGAACAGGTTGCCGTCTTCGGCCAGGCTGCTCACCCAGGCAAACATGAAGAACAGCCACTTGCCGTCCTCACCCCGCTGGATGAAGTCGTCGGCGAAAACCACCGCGCTGGGGGCGTTGGCGGTTTTGACCGCAATCCCAACCTGACGCCACTGCTCGATGAAGAGCTGCTGGGTACGTTCGCGGATGGCGTTGCCAGCGGTGGTCACCCACTCCAGCTCAAAGCGTACCGTACGGCCATCCACCGTCCGCTGCAGGATACCGTCGGGGCCGGGACGCCAGCCCACCTGGGCCAGCAACTCGCGGGCACGGGCCGGGTTGTACTCGTACTTCTTCACGTTGGGGTTGAAGAGGGGGTTGGAGGGCGCCACCCAGGTGTGGGAAACCGGCTCCGCACCATCGAAGAAGGCCTGCACCCAGGCCTCGCGGTTGATGGCGTGCAACAGGGCCTGGCGGGTGCGCTTGTCGTCGAGGGTCAGGTCACGCACGCGTTGCACGTTGGTGAACTTGTTGATGTCAATGTGCTCCCAGATGGCGCCCGGAATGGCCCAGATCTCGAAGCGGCCAGCGGCACGGCTGGTGAGCTGCTTGCTGCGGGCCTGGTCGGCAGAGATACCCACGGTCGAGGTCGCGTCGATGCCGCCACCCAGAATGGCCACCAAGAGCGAGTTGGTGTTCTGAATGATGCGGTAGACCACCCGCTGCACGTACTTATCGGCGCCACCCTGTGGCACGATGGCGTTGAAGTTGGGGTTGCGCACCAGCTCGATGGAGCTGTTGGAAACCCAACGTTGCACCTTAAAGGGGCCGCTGTAGACCATGCGCCCGGCATTGATGGCCTGGTTGGAAGCAAACTGCTGGAAGAAGTTGCGGTACAGCTCGTTCAGCCGCTGGGCATCGCGATCGGGGTTGAGGGGGGCGGCAGCCGCTTTGACCTTCTCCCACTCGGGGCCCATCTTGTGTACCGGTGCGTAGCCAATGGGCGAGCCGTAGGTGTCGTAGTAGTAGGCCGGCTCGAAGATGACGGTCATGTTCTGCTTGTCGCGGACACGCAGGTTGACCCGCTCCCAGTAGTCGGGGTTGTTGAGGGCCATCCCCTTGGCCTTACCGACTTCGAAGTAGAAAGCAAAGTCGTCGGTGTCCAGGGGGTCGCCATCCGACCAGCGCAGGTTGGGCTTCAGGGTGATGTCAATCTCCAGGCGACGCTTGCCACCACCAATGTCGGTCACCCGCAAACGGCGGTTGGCCAGGGTGGGCACCTCGGTAGCCAGCACCGCTTCGTTTTCGGCCTTCAGGTTCTGCACAATCAGGGGCGCAAAGAGGTAGTTCTCGATCTCAACCTTGATGGACTGGTTGGAGATCACGTTGAGGAAGTCACCCCCAAGCACCCGCGGTTCCTGAGAAGTCCCGATAATCAGGCTGTTGTCAGCGGGGCCCGCCAGCGCCGCACCGGCCACTAAAGTTAGACCTAGTGCAACAATCTTGCTATAACGATTCATCTAGCCTCCTTTGGGATTCTATGTTTCCATAGAATCGTTTAACTATGGCATTTTGCCGTCCCTATTATAGCCATCTAAGCAAGTCCGTCAAATAAAGCCCAAATGAGCTGGGGGCTTGCTGGGCTTGAGCACTTGTTTAGTCCGGCGCGTGGTTTTGGCTGTTTAGAACCAGCTTTATCCACCAATTGATGGATAAAAGCTCCATCGTGCCATTGATATGGCTCAGCTTTACCCCACGGTGCGTGGGATCGCGGTACCACCACACGCAGGCGGCAGGGTAAACACAAGCCCAGCGCCCACCCGGTTGCCAGTTTGGCTCCAGCCAAGGGGGGCCGCAAAAGCAGTCGGGGCTTCAGGTGCTGCAGCAACTGCCGCTGCCTTCGCCTTCGGGAGCTTTGGCTCCATCGGTGCGGAAGGAGTGTCCGCAGCCGCACGAGGAGGTGGCGTTGGGGTTATTCACACTGAAGCCCCCACCCATGAGGTTTTCGACCCAGTCCACCTCGGCACCCGCAAGCAGCGGTAAGGACATGCGATCTACTACCAGGCGTACCCCATGCATTTCCACAACGGTGTCGCCCTCGAGCTCTCGTTCATCCACGGCCATGCCATATTGGTAGCCACTACAGCCACCCGACTTGATAAAAACCCGAATGGCCGCCTCGGGTTTGTTGTACCGAGTAAGAATCTCCTTAGCACGCTCGGCTGCCAGGGGTGTAATGGAAATCGCTGTCTGCTCCTGAACCACACAGACCTCCTGACTCAAGATTAGCACGGTGGCAAAGCCAGAACGTAAGCAGGTGCACCCCAGCCGTGCTCCGCTTCGAGGTTCCCGCCACGCACAGCCACATTGAGTCCCGCCCTGTGTTCACAAGGCACACGCCTGGTTCCCCGTAGTATGTACACATGAACATTGCCAAAGCCCAACAAGCCCTGCAAGAAGCCCGCATTCCCGGCTGGTTGCTCTACAGTTTCCAGGGTAGCAACCCGCTGGCCCTGGAAGCCCTGGGGCTCGGGGGGCGGATGCTCAGCCGCCGCTTTGCCTATCTAATTCCGGCGCATGGTGAACCGGTTTTTATTATCCACGCCATCGAGAAAACCAGTTTCCCCGACCTGCCGGGCCGGTGGGTGGTGTTCTCGAGCTGGCCCGAGTTCGTTCAGGCCCTGCAAACGCATGTGGCCCCACTGGGTCGCATCGCCATGGAGTATTACCCAGGTGGAGGCATCCCCTATCTTTCGCGTATCGATGCCGGAACCCTGGAGCTGCTTCGGGGTATGGGGCTCGAGGTGGTCTCCTCGGCAGAGATTCTGTTGCAGTTTCAGACCTGGACACCCGCCGACCTGGCCGCCCATAAGCGCGCAGCCGCGGGCATCGCCGAGGCCTTGAAGCACGCTTTGGGCTTTGTGCGAGCCCGGCTCGATGACCCGCCCAGCGAGCTCCTGGTGCAAAGAGAAATCAGCAAGGTCTTTGAAGCCAGGGGCCTGGTCTTCGACCACCCACCCATGGTGGCCTATGGCCCAAGCGCCGCCAATCCCCACCACACCGTAGGGGAAAGCCGACTGGAGCGAGGTCAGGTGATGTTGATTGACCTGTGGTGCAAGGAGCCCCACGGCCCCTACGCCGATGTAACCTGGATGGCGGGCTGGGCGGTTTCGCAGGAAATCCATAAAGCCTGGGCAGTGGTGCGCAATGCCCGCAATGCGGCCCTCGAGTTTTGTAAACAGGCCTATGCCGCCGGCCGACACCCCAAAGGTTTTGAGCTCGACCGTGCAGCCCGGCAGGTCATCGAGCAGGCTGGCATGGGGGGCTATGTCCTGCACCGCACCGGCCACCACCTGGGCTTTAGCGCCACCCACGGTAACGGAACCCACCTGGACGACCTCGAGAGCCACGATACCCGTCCACTAATTCCTGGCCTGGCCTTTACCATCGAGCCAGGGGTCTACCCCGGGCCTTTTGGCATCCGCAGTGAGATTAACGTTTACCTGCACCCGTCGGGACCCGAGGTTACCACCGGTATACAGCAGGAAATAGAGCCGCTTGAGTGAATACCCGCGGGTATAAGAAATTTTTTTGACTGGTTCTTTTTGCTGGGGCTCCCGCTCGAAGCTGCGCCATTCGCTTAGGCTCTCTACATCAAGGGAACAATCCGGCAAGACTTCATATGAGACAGGGCCCAGCCCGCGCGGGCATCTACCCTGTAGCTCCAATCGTTGTATGCTTTCAGGCGGTTATGGAACGACCCCTGATGGTATTTAGCGGACAGTCCAACCTACCCCTGGCCCAGGAAATAGCCGACAACCTGGGGGTTCCGCTTGGCAAGAGCGTTACCGAGCGCTTTGCCAACGACTGTCTTTTCGTCCGGTACGAACAGAGCCTACGCGAGGGCGATATCTTTATTATTCAGTCGCTCACGCCTCCCGTGCAGGATCACCTGGTAGAGCTCTTGATGATGATTGACGCTGCCAAAAGCAGCAGCGCGGCTCGAGTCACTGCGGTAATTCCCTACTATGCCTATGCCCGCAGCGACAAAAAAGACGCCCCCCGCATCTCCATCGCAGCCCGGCTGGTGGCCGACCTGATTCAGACCGCCGGGGCCGACCGGGTGCTGACCATGACGCTGCACTCGGCCCAGGTGCACGGCTTTTTTAAAGTTCCCGTAGACCACCTTTCCGCCGAGCCGGTAATCGCCAACTACTTTGCCACCCGGGTAGAAAAACTCGAGAACGCCGTGGTGGTAGCGCCCGATGCAGGCGATATCAAGCGGGCCAGCTCGCTGGCCCGCCGCCTGGCCCTGCCCATCGCCTTCATCGATAAACAGCGGCTCTCCGATACCGAGGTCACCTCGAGGGGGTTAGTCGGCGACGTGCGCGGCAAAACAGCCCTGGTTATAGACGACGAGGTCTCCACCGCCGGAACCCTGGTGCAAGCCGCCGACTCCCTTATGCAAAATGGGGCACAGGCGGTATATGCAGCTTTCACCCATGGCGTGTACGTAGGCCCCGCCATTGACCGCATCGAAAAAGCCCCCATCGCGGAGGTGGCGGCCACCAATACCTGTACCTACAAAGCCAGACCCAGCAGCAAAATCAAGCAGCTTAGCGTGGGGCCCCTCTTCGCCGAGGCCATCTGGCGGATTCACCGCGGGGAATCGGTCTCGAGCCTCTTTACCTGATGGCCTGCCTGGCCTGGAACATAAACCTCAGCAGAAGAACGCATCAAGGGTGTGTCCGGCGTCCTGGGAAAACCTGCTACTGGCTCTGCCCGTTGGGGGCAAAGTCGGCGCCGATACGCACCGTAAGGTCGGTGTACAGGGCCGCCTCACCCGATATGCGCCAGGGCAGTCCGAGGGCTATGCCTAGCGCTTCGGCCAGTTCCGAGGCCCCGTTGGCAAGCACCTCGCTGCGCGGAGGCACGCTCTGTACCTCGCGCAGGAGCACCCGCAACCCCAGCTCCCGCAACCTGCCCCGCATCTCGATGGCAGCTGCTTCCTGGGGCGCAGCGTAAAGCACCACCGCCTCTCGGCCCCGCAAGTCTTCCAAGGTTGCTTTGGCTGTGGCCGAAGTGTCGGAAAAATAGCGCTCAACCAGCATTTTTAATTGGGCCCGGTCTACTTCCCAGCCCTGGCCAAACTGACCTGGCATCAGCAGGGAAACCAGCTGGGGTTG is a window encoding:
- the truA gene encoding tRNA pseudouridine(38-40) synthase TruA translates to MRRILLTLEYDGTNFAGLQTQAQGERTVQQELEAALSKIPGARPKIWPCGRTDAGVHAIAMPVHYDTEDSIPTEKIPYALNSLLPPDIRAIAAEEVAPDFHARKSCHWREYRYRILQRRMPPALDRHRVWWIPQSLNLIPMRHALEHLVGTHDFRAFAVKEERSTIRQIYRTHLEVWPAEGGREIWLEFVGSGFLRGQVRSMVGTLVEVGLGKRNSGSILALLEGGTRKDAGATAPAHGLYFVRAGYQPYRQ
- a CDS encoding ABC transporter permease, with translation MAAVATASKQKPQSTWALAWRRFRKHKAAMVSLGVVITLILMAIFAPWIAPYSPTAQPTGENLADYYFLGPTREHWLGTDELGRDVLSRIIYGARISLLVGFVAAFAAALLGTTLGVLAGYFSGRPLRFYVGPFAKVAGGWKPWPFALWRVVSWVLLYGLLFLAADLAWELSGANIQALFSGTLTLNNVLSLLGLALVWGLILFIAGWGLFGQGKIDLDVVISRFMDFMLTIPELPLLLVLSALLRDTQGAVGQWAQSVFGESASVFIIITIIVLFGWIGTGRLIRGAVLSLREQDFTTAAQALGAGDARIMFRHLVPNTLAPLIVNATLAIGGAILTEAALSFLGFGIQPPVATWGNMLTKAQEYIFTAPWLALAPGFMIFLTVLAFNYLGDGLRDALDPRSRL
- a CDS encoding ABC transporter permease; this encodes MFAYTVRRLLQMIPLLFAASVVIFTLLALQPGDPLDELRQQNPRITAEQLEQLRRAYGLDQPVYVRYFKWLGRAIQGDFGQSRTYASPAGQIIFGQRLPRTLILSGAALTLALLVAIPVGIFSAVRQYSRADYVITFFSFVGFSMPIFFLGILLLFVFAVWLPERVPWFPKFPVQSISDFQWSQVLSGEITFFQFIGDWAFKLVLPVLALSTIQMASWTRYMRASLLEVLNQDYVRTARAKGLSERIVLYKHALRNALIPIVTLVGLAIPGVFGGAVITETIFSYPGMGRAIFDSLVEKDYNVAMAALAFLALLTATFNLLADLMYAVVDPRIRYS
- a CDS encoding peptide ABC transporter substrate-binding protein gives rise to the protein MKRMLMAWMLLGGLALAGPQDNSLIIGAAQEPRALAGDVVNAISNQSIKFEIENFLFAPIVQTTRDLNVIPVVVTEVPTTQNNRLRFTTVRPGVRRLELDYTIRPDAVWSDGRPISTEDVALFFEMGKTKGVPSTAIDFFDRATLRVRDARNFTVSLEPAYFYDLDINQVYYAPNHIMRAEWDKAKAAAAQTNDTARQAEIFRNFFTQFSTPQFLNSGRMVYSGPFTLTRWVPGSTIEMQRNPRFWIKPPGGEEKYVQRVVYRIIQNTNSLLVAILGGGIDAASSVSITFDQGRSKQLTSRAPGRFEIWAVETPFFEHLEINQFANVQRVRDLMLDNVKTRQALIYAMNREGITKAFFDGLYTVAHTWVSPKNPMFNPNVTKYPYNPERARQLLAELGWRPGPDGILQRTVDGRTVRFEIEWATTAGNQVRERIQQFVAENYRQVGIAVRINNAPSAVVLGAQYRARAQEGTWTGFLHFAFSMGQADDGVRSACRDEEGKVVYVPTRENGFRGLNFGGWCNEEYDRLRNQAVLEFDVNRRKQLFARMQEIWADEVAMIPLYFQSDARVFRVGLLNYVSSTFANSAYPTIEPWLIGWQSRGAQKVYDQAKYGQPIK
- a CDS encoding peptide ABC transporter substrate-binding protein — encoded protein: MNRYSKIVALGLTLVAGAALAGPADNSLIIGTSQEPRVLGGDFLNVISNQSIKVEIENYLFAPLIVQNLKAENEAVLATEVPTLANRRLRVTDIGGGKRRLEIDITLKPNLRWSDGDPLDTDDFAFYFEVGKAKGMALNNPDYWERVNLRVRDKQNMTVIFEPAYYYDTYGSPIGYAPVHKMGPEWEKVKAAAAPLNPDRDAQRLNELYRNFFQQFASNQAINAGRMVYSGPFKVQRWVSNSSIELVRNPNFNAIVPQGGADKYVQRVVYRIIQNTNSLLVAILGGGIDATSTVGISADQARSKQLTSRAAGRFEIWAIPGAIWEHIDINKFTNVQRVRDLTLDDKRTRQALLHAINREAWVQAFFDGAEPVSHTWVAPSNPLFNPNVKKYEYNPARARELLAQVGWRPGPDGILQRTVDGRTVRFELEWVTTAGNAIRERTQQLFIEQWRQVGIAVKTANAPSAVVFADDFIQRGEDGKWLFFMFAWVSSLAEDGNLFQYKNLNTGSILVPSKENNYAGQNIGNWRNDEFDRLTSQGVLEFDEARRKQLFARAQEIWAEELPALPLRFRSNFLVTRTGLVNYVASTYSGGNGYPGWNSWEIGWASRGAVKRHDQAQAGGIAIK
- the erpA gene encoding iron-sulfur cluster insertion protein ErpA, which gives rise to MVQEQTAISITPLAAERAKEILTRYNKPEAAIRVFIKSGGCSGYQYGMAVDERELEGDTVVEMHGVRLVVDRMSLPLLAGAEVDWVENLMGGGFSVNNPNATSSCGCGHSFRTDGAKAPEGEGSGSCCST
- a CDS encoding M24 family metallopeptidase, which translates into the protein MNIAKAQQALQEARIPGWLLYSFQGSNPLALEALGLGGRMLSRRFAYLIPAHGEPVFIIHAIEKTSFPDLPGRWVVFSSWPEFVQALQTHVAPLGRIAMEYYPGGGIPYLSRIDAGTLELLRGMGLEVVSSAEILLQFQTWTPADLAAHKRAAAGIAEALKHALGFVRARLDDPPSELLVQREISKVFEARGLVFDHPPMVAYGPSAANPHHTVGESRLERGQVMLIDLWCKEPHGPYADVTWMAGWAVSQEIHKAWAVVRNARNAALEFCKQAYAAGRHPKGFELDRAARQVIEQAGMGGYVLHRTGHHLGFSATHGNGTHLDDLESHDTRPLIPGLAFTIEPGVYPGPFGIRSEINVYLHPSGPEVTTGIQQEIEPLE